In a single window of the Raphanus sativus cultivar WK10039 chromosome 9, ASM80110v3, whole genome shotgun sequence genome:
- the LOC108825058 gene encoding uncharacterized protein LOC108825058, giving the protein MSQDPLNIDESLEVDDKAPLWIYVKKIEKLPGGGSWKFECKFCRNSYVGSHSRVLTHLLKEGKGIKGCLKVTPQQRVNLKKLVDDCKERIERAATKPVPLPSSSRNMSSSSLDYDMSYKVPNATESDPKKRKGPLEKAFNNEAREQCDGEVSRMFYTGGLSFNLARNPHYRNSYVRASQIPGYVPPGYNALRTTLLQKERKNIEMHLQPLKNTWKQKGVSICSDGWSDPQRRPIFNLIAANESGPMMLRAINTHGEIKTGEMIAELIIGGIKEAGHENVVKVVTDNASNCVKAGALISAKFPTIFWTPCVVHTLNLALKNICSPLLSTRNNEEVYDACYWIKSLSEDVNWIKNYIMNHAMRLVMFTEHCDLKLLTIASTRFASTVVMLKRFKKIKTGLQQMVISPKWDDYKEDGVERASAVKKKILDEMFWEELEYALSFTLPIYSVIRAADTDKPSTIRKQPICKGNLQRKIFHANSRCICNVIARKKYNSRKFVANLRGNYSLAVLRGICKGIYRNLASSSQICE; this is encoded by the exons ATGTCTCAAGATCCTTTAAATATTGATGAGTCCTTGGAAGTGGATGACAAAGCACCCTTGTGGATCTACGTGAAGAAAATTGAGAAGTTACCTGGAGGAGGATCATGGAAGTTTGAATGCAAATTCTGCAGAAATTCATACGTCGGTTCTCATAGTAGAGTTTTGACTCATCTTTTGAAAGAGGGAAAAGGAATCAAAGGATGCTTGAAAGTTACTCCTCAACAAAGAGTCAACCTGAAAAAATTAGTTGATGATTGCAAGGAGAGGATAGAACGTGCAGCTACTAAACCAGTTCCACTTCCTTCATCATCAAGGAACATGTCTAGTTCTTCTCTTGATTATGATATGAGCTACAAAGTTCCTAATGCAACTGAGTCTGATCCAAAAAAGAGAAAGGGTCCTTTGGAAAAAGCATTTAATAATGAAGCTAGGGAGCAGTGCGATGGTGAAGTATCTAGGATGTTCTACACTGGTGGTTTGTCTTTTAACCTTGCAAGAAATCCTCACTACCGCAATTCATATGTGCGAGCTTCCCAAATTCCAGGATATGTTCCACCAGGGTATAATGCATTGAGAACTACACTTCTTCAGAAGGAAAGAAAGAATATTGAGATGCATTTACAACCTTTGAAGAACACATGGAAACAAAAAGGAGTGAGTATATGCAGTGATGGTTGGTCAGATCCACAACGAAGACCAATATTCAACTTGATTGCTGCAAATGAGAGTGGTCCAATGATGTTAAGGGCGATCAATACTCATGGTGAGATAAAAACCGGTGAGATGATTGCAGAGCTGATCATAGGAGGCATAAAAGAGGCAGGGCATGAAAATGTGGTCAAGGTTGTCACTGACAATGCTTCAAATTGTGTAAAAGCCGGTGCACTTATTTCAGCAAAGTTTCCTACCATTTTCTGGACACCATGTGTGGTTCATACTTTGAACCTTGCTCTGAAGAATATATGTTCACCACTACTGAGCACAAGAAATAATGAAGAGGTGTATGATGCTTGTTACTGGATAAAGTCTCTCAGTGAAGATGTGAATTggatcaaaaattatattatgaatcATGCAATGAGGCTTGTAATGTTCACTGAGCATTGTGATCTTAAACTCCTCACAATTGCTTCTACAAG gTTTGCGTCCACCGTTGTGATGCTAAAgagattcaaaaaaataaagaccGGGTTACAGCAAATGGTGATCAGTCCTAAATGGGATGATTATAAAGAAGACGGTGTAGAGAGAGCATCTGCTGTGAAGAAAAAGATATTAGATGAAATGTTTTGGGAGGAGCTTGAATATGCTTTATCTTTCACTTTGCCCATCTATAGCGTAATTAGAGCTGCTGATACTGATAAACCTTCCACTATAAGAAAACAGCCCATTTGCAAGGGAAATTTGCAACGGAAAATTTTCCATGCAAATTCGCGATGCATTTGCAACGTAATTGCGaggaaaaaatataattctcgCAAattcgttgcaaatttgcgagggaaCTATTCTCTCGCAGTTTTGCGAGGGATTTGCAAGGGAATTTACAGAAACCTCGCAagttcctcgcaaatttgcgagTAA